A window of the Natronomonas salina genome harbors these coding sequences:
- a CDS encoding CinA family protein, producing the protein MAIEERVGDVLRDRGEYVATAESCTGGLIGSLLTDVSGSSDYFDRSYVTYSYDAKLEELGVARETLDAEGAVCEPVARQMARGARDGAGVTWGLATTGIAGPTGGTDEKPVGTVYVGVARAGEWGSGDSRCDVERYVFDGSRTEIKRQIAEQALEDLAAAAESAPSTDA; encoded by the coding sequence ATGGCAATCGAGGAACGCGTCGGCGACGTGCTCCGCGACCGCGGGGAGTACGTCGCGACCGCGGAGTCGTGTACCGGGGGGCTGATCGGCTCGCTGCTCACGGACGTCTCGGGCTCGAGCGACTACTTCGACCGGTCGTACGTCACCTACAGCTACGACGCCAAGCTCGAGGAACTCGGCGTCGCCCGCGAGACCCTCGACGCCGAGGGCGCGGTCTGCGAGCCGGTCGCCCGACAGATGGCCCGCGGCGCCCGCGACGGCGCGGGCGTGACCTGGGGCCTCGCCACCACCGGCATCGCGGGGCCGACCGGCGGCACCGACGAGAAGCCCGTCGGCACGGTGTACGTCGGAGTCGCCCGCGCCGGCGAGTGGGGCAGCGGCGACTCCCGGTGCGACGTCGAGCGGTACGTCTTCGACGGCTCCCGGACCGAGATCAAACGACAGATCGCCGAGCAGGCCCTGGAGGACCTCGCGGCCGCCGCGGAGTCGGCGCCCAGCACCGACGCGTAG
- a CDS encoding DUF7565 family protein, giving the protein MWECAISQCDFDSDDAEELLVHQAEAHERHQCSICGTVIPDGYFAIRHAFSEHSRAEYLRNYEADTDDIRVREEVLKEVEAEADVQAVIERLGGNPAQT; this is encoded by the coding sequence ATGTGGGAGTGTGCAATCTCGCAGTGCGACTTCGACTCGGACGACGCCGAGGAGCTGCTCGTCCACCAGGCCGAAGCCCACGAGCGACACCAGTGTTCGATCTGCGGGACCGTCATCCCGGACGGCTACTTCGCCATCCGGCACGCCTTCTCGGAGCACTCGCGGGCCGAGTACCTCCGGAACTACGAGGCAGACACCGACGACATCCGCGTCCGCGAGGAGGTCCTCAAGGAGGTCGAGGCGGAGGCGGACGTCCAGGCGGTCATCGAGCGGCTGGGCGGGAACCCGGCGCAGACGTAG
- a CDS encoding D-aminoacyl-tRNA deacylase, with product MLAVVVSRADEASEHIGEHLLELESWTERQDESRSDADGGGTYYRSDGVELRTFDDLHLYLDGAAAAFDDPDLLVFASRHSGDTGPLLTAHATGNFGPAEYGGGEGSLARAAPNALRAVRRAFDDHAPEGYDAGIEATHHGPSTVGCPSLFVELGSGEAEWADPVGAEAVARSILDLRDVEPSAYRTVVGFGGGHYAPRFDRILTETDWCVGHVAADWALDDMGDPQEARAVVAKAFRNSGTEFALLDGDYPDLESVIEDLGFETVSETWLREATGVPLELVQRAERALSPVDDGLRFGESARGYDGEFAVEELPADLLDEANGVDRPATLAAVADRALAYETLDGGSLAAGSVALAAAGDYRRIVEELAAVLEAKYDSVAVDDGEVVARREAFDPDLAREAGVEEGPEFGRLSAGEAVSVGEETVEPADVRSARERRFPF from the coding sequence ATGCTCGCAGTCGTCGTCTCCCGGGCCGACGAGGCATCCGAACACATCGGCGAACACCTGCTCGAACTCGAGTCCTGGACCGAACGCCAGGACGAGTCCCGCTCCGACGCTGACGGCGGCGGGACCTACTACCGGAGCGACGGCGTCGAACTCCGGACCTTCGACGACCTGCACCTGTACCTCGACGGCGCCGCGGCCGCGTTCGACGACCCGGACCTGCTCGTCTTCGCCTCGCGCCACTCCGGGGACACCGGTCCGCTGCTCACCGCCCACGCGACCGGCAACTTCGGCCCCGCCGAGTACGGCGGCGGCGAGGGTTCGCTCGCCCGCGCCGCGCCGAACGCGCTCCGGGCGGTCCGTCGGGCCTTCGACGACCACGCCCCGGAGGGGTACGACGCCGGCATCGAGGCCACCCACCACGGTCCGAGCACCGTCGGCTGTCCGTCCCTGTTCGTCGAACTCGGCAGCGGCGAGGCCGAGTGGGCCGACCCCGTGGGCGCCGAGGCGGTCGCTCGTTCGATCCTCGACCTCAGGGACGTCGAGCCTTCCGCGTACCGGACCGTCGTCGGCTTCGGCGGCGGCCACTACGCCCCGCGGTTCGACCGGATCCTCACCGAGACGGACTGGTGTGTCGGCCACGTCGCGGCCGACTGGGCGCTAGACGACATGGGCGACCCACAGGAGGCCCGTGCCGTCGTCGCGAAGGCGTTCCGCAACAGCGGCACCGAGTTCGCGCTGCTCGACGGCGACTACCCGGACCTGGAGTCGGTGATCGAGGACCTCGGGTTCGAGACGGTCTCCGAGACGTGGCTCCGGGAGGCGACCGGCGTGCCGCTCGAACTCGTCCAGCGGGCGGAACGAGCCCTCTCACCCGTCGACGACGGCCTCCGGTTCGGGGAGTCGGCCCGGGGGTACGACGGCGAGTTCGCCGTCGAGGAACTGCCGGCGGACCTGCTCGACGAGGCCAACGGTGTCGACCGGCCGGCCACACTCGCCGCGGTCGCCGACCGGGCGCTCGCCTACGAGACCCTCGACGGCGGGTCCCTCGCGGCCGGTTCCGTCGCGCTGGCGGCCGCCGGCGACTACCGACGGATCGTCGAGGAACTCGCGGCGGTGCTCGAGGCGAAGTACGACTCCGTCGCGGTCGACGACGGCGAGGTCGTCGCCCGGCGGGAGGCCTTCGACCCCGATCTGGCCCGCGAGGCCGGCGTCGAGGAGGGGCCGGAGTTCGGCCGGCTCTCCGCCGGCGAGGCCGTGAGCGTCGGCGAGGAGACCGTCGAACCGGCGGACGTCCGGAGCGCGCGCGAGCGGCGCTTCCCGTTCTGA
- a CDS encoding PHP-associated domain-containing protein, with amino-acid sequence MDEFRVDAHVKVLDERVVERAKSRDIDALVYAPHFTRLPDIEAEAERFSDDELLVVPAREVFTGDWRNRKHVLAVGLSEPVPDFISLEGAMAEFDRQGAAVLAPHPEFATVSLEAHDLRAHRDQIHGIEVYNPKHWSEHNERARELAGEFDLPAFGSSYAHLRGTVGEVWTSFEEPLRTADELVAALKDGAPRRVYHRDGADHRLRCAAEFGHLFYENSWEKIDRLFLSGTEPTHPDHIAYGGRFDGVSVY; translated from the coding sequence ATGGACGAGTTCCGCGTCGACGCCCACGTGAAGGTCCTCGACGAGCGCGTGGTCGAACGGGCGAAGTCGCGCGACATCGACGCGCTGGTGTACGCGCCGCACTTCACGCGGCTGCCGGACATCGAGGCCGAGGCCGAGCGGTTCAGCGACGACGAACTGCTCGTCGTCCCCGCCCGCGAGGTGTTCACCGGCGACTGGCGGAACCGCAAGCACGTCCTCGCGGTCGGCCTCTCGGAGCCGGTGCCGGACTTCATCTCCCTGGAGGGCGCGATGGCCGAGTTCGACCGGCAGGGCGCCGCCGTCCTCGCGCCGCACCCGGAGTTCGCGACGGTGAGCCTGGAGGCCCACGACCTGCGGGCTCACCGGGACCAGATCCACGGCATCGAGGTGTACAACCCCAAGCACTGGTCGGAGCACAACGAGCGCGCCCGCGAGCTCGCCGGCGAGTTCGACCTGCCGGCGTTCGGGTCGTCGTATGCCCACCTCCGGGGGACGGTCGGGGAGGTGTGGACGAGCTTCGAGGAGCCCCTCCGGACGGCCGACGAGCTCGTCGCGGCGCTGAAGGACGGCGCCCCGCGTCGGGTCTACCACCGTGACGGGGCCGACCACCGGCTGCGCTGCGCGGCGGAGTTCGGCCACCTCTTCTACGAGAACAGCTGGGAGAAGATCGACCGGCTCTTCCTCTCCGGGACGGAACCGACCCATCCGGACCACATCGCCTACGGCGGTCGGTTCGACGGCGTCAGCGTCTACTGA
- a CDS encoding glycerate kinase type-2 family protein, with protein sequence MFADRGALADSPAHDLALDCLAAGIEAGRPARAVERNCSVDGDVLRIRDAEYDLSAFDEVVLLGGGKAADGLAAALENLLGDRISGGVVVTHEPTADPERVTVREGEHPEPGEGSVAGASAVLERAAAADERTLVLAAITGGGSALLCAPAEGLSVRDLRAVTRELLDAGAAIDEVNAVRRTCSGVKGGGLAAAAAPAAIVGLLMSDVVDDDPAVIASGPTVPTETDPEVALAVLDRYGVDLPTVGAWLRDASTTSAPDVDVDNHVLASGRDAVDAARDLAADRGYEPCVLARRLGGEASEAGRFHAAVARELAESGDPVEPPAVLLSGGETTVSVTGDGDGGPNLEFALAGAAALPDGAVLGAVDTDGSDGSTDAAGALVDAGTVGDADADAASRALAENDSYAFLDERGALLRTGATGTNVDDLRVLVVERPVRF encoded by the coding sequence GTGTTCGCCGACCGCGGCGCCCTCGCGGACTCGCCCGCCCACGATCTCGCGCTGGACTGCCTCGCGGCCGGCATCGAGGCCGGGCGGCCGGCCCGCGCCGTCGAGCGCAACTGCTCGGTAGACGGCGACGTTCTCCGGATCCGCGACGCGGAGTACGACCTCTCGGCGTTCGACGAGGTCGTCCTCCTTGGCGGCGGGAAGGCCGCCGACGGCCTCGCCGCGGCACTCGAGAATTTGCTCGGCGACCGCATCTCCGGAGGCGTCGTCGTCACGCACGAACCGACGGCCGACCCAGAGCGGGTGACCGTCCGCGAGGGCGAACACCCTGAGCCGGGGGAGGGGAGCGTTGCGGGGGCGTCGGCGGTCCTGGAGCGGGCGGCCGCGGCCGACGAGCGGACGCTCGTCCTCGCGGCGATCACCGGCGGCGGCAGCGCGCTCCTCTGTGCGCCGGCCGAGGGGCTGTCGGTCCGGGACCTCCGGGCGGTCACCCGGGAACTGCTCGACGCGGGGGCCGCGATCGACGAGGTCAACGCGGTCCGGCGGACGTGTTCGGGGGTCAAGGGCGGCGGCCTCGCTGCTGCCGCCGCGCCCGCCGCAATCGTCGGCCTGCTGATGAGCGACGTGGTCGACGACGACCCGGCGGTGATCGCCAGCGGTCCGACCGTCCCCACAGAAACCGACCCGGAGGTCGCACTCGCCGTTCTCGACCGCTACGGCGTCGATCTCCCCACTGTCGGGGCGTGGCTTCGGGACGCCTCGACGACGTCGGCGCCGGACGTCGACGTCGACAACCACGTCCTCGCGTCGGGCCGGGACGCCGTCGACGCGGCCCGCGACCTCGCCGCCGATCGGGGGTACGAACCCTGCGTCCTCGCGAGGCGACTCGGGGGCGAGGCGAGCGAGGCGGGCCGGTTCCACGCAGCCGTCGCGCGTGAGCTCGCCGAGAGCGGCGACCCCGTCGAACCGCCCGCCGTGCTGCTCTCCGGCGGCGAGACGACCGTCAGCGTGACGGGAGACGGCGACGGCGGCCCGAACCTGGAGTTCGCGCTCGCCGGCGCGGCGGCCCTCCCGGACGGCGCCGTCCTCGGGGCGGTCGACACGGACGGCAGCGACGGGAGCACCGACGCCGCCGGCGCCCTCGTCGACGCCGGGACGGTCGGTGACGCCGACGCGGACGCGGCGTCCCGTGCGCTCGCGGAGAACGACAGCTACGCGTTCCTCGACGAGCGCGGGGCGCTGCTCAGGACCGGCGCGACCGGAACGAACGTCGACGACCTCCGGGTTCTCGTGGTCGAACGGCCGGTACGGTTTTGA
- a CDS encoding protein translocase SEC61 complex subunit gamma, with amino-acid sequence MNTPTDLTSYIRVLKLASTPSWDEFSKVSTIAGLGIVLVGFIGFIIFAIMTFIPGGP; translated from the coding sequence ATGAACACGCCGACCGACCTCACGTCCTACATCCGCGTCCTCAAACTGGCGAGTACGCCGTCGTGGGACGAGTTCTCGAAGGTGTCGACCATCGCAGGGCTCGGCATCGTCCTCGTAGGGTTCATCGGATTCATCATCTTCGCGATCATGACCTTCATCCCCGGAGGGCCCTGA
- a CDS encoding winged helix-turn-helix domain-containing protein yields the protein MEMNPDDLFDVLADRERRRVLEQLVERNAASHVGLLKDRCDVNGTLLRHVHLPKMDKAGLVDYDPRTGDVALTDDGTDVKLFLEALDEMRTTGDLPTPTAF from the coding sequence ATGGAAATGAATCCCGACGACCTCTTCGACGTGCTGGCCGACCGCGAGCGCCGCCGCGTCCTCGAGCAGCTGGTCGAGCGGAACGCCGCCTCCCACGTGGGGCTGCTGAAGGACCGCTGTGACGTCAACGGGACGCTCCTGCGGCACGTCCACCTCCCGAAGATGGACAAGGCCGGGCTCGTCGACTACGACCCCCGGACGGGCGACGTGGCGCTGACCGACGACGGCACGGACGTGAAGCTGTTCCTCGAGGCGCTCGACGAGATGCGGACCACCGGCGACCTGCCGACGCCGACGGCGTTCTGA
- a CDS encoding transcription elongation factor Spt5, with amino-acid sequence MSVYAVKTTASQERTVADMIITREEQDIHAALAPDSLTSYVMVEADGPAAIERALEDIPHARSLVPGESSIAEVEHFLSPKPDVEGIAEGDIVELIAGPFKGEKAQVQRIDEGKDQVTVELYEATVPIPVTVRGDQIRVLDSEER; translated from the coding sequence ATGTCAGTCTACGCCGTGAAGACGACGGCCAGCCAGGAGCGCACCGTCGCGGACATGATCATCACCCGCGAGGAGCAGGACATCCACGCCGCCCTCGCGCCGGACTCGCTGACCAGCTACGTGATGGTGGAGGCCGACGGCCCCGCCGCCATCGAGCGAGCCCTCGAGGACATCCCGCACGCCCGCAGCCTCGTCCCCGGCGAGTCCTCGATCGCCGAGGTCGAGCACTTCCTCAGCCCGAAACCGGACGTCGAGGGGATCGCCGAGGGCGACATCGTCGAGCTCATCGCCGGCCCGTTCAAGGGCGAGAAGGCGCAGGTCCAGCGGATCGACGAGGGGAAGGACCAGGTCACCGTCGAGCTGTACGAGGCGACGGTCCCGATCCCGGTCACCGTCCGCGGCGACCAGATCCGCGTCCTCGACTCCGAAGAGCGATAA
- a CDS encoding ArsA family ATPase yields the protein MSTVENLHRRVHKPRRPSLGMSELSVEPVESVDDVEVPAGVDAPEYVLYGGKGGVGKTTCAAATGLASARDGTATLVVSTDPAHSLSDTLDTDIPAEPTRIREEIPLFAVEIDPEAAPEGPFTGGTGAADAEGDFGPDAEGPSADGSQQGPGAEGAGPMGGMDLGGMEELLGGGGHPLAGGAMPGADEAAAMQLLLEYLDDPRFDRVVVDTAPTGHTLRLLELPDVMDSMVGKMMAFREKLSGMVGSLGNLGGLFGGEDADPEEGVNDLRELSEKIKRLREALRDPGRTDFRVVMVPEEMSVVESERLIDRLEGFGIPVRTVVVNRVSEDLAGVAGFDEDWFVAPDTEHCEFCQRRWEVQRDALQRAQTLFRGRDVKRVPLFAEPVHGEAMLGVVAACLD from the coding sequence GTGTCGACGGTCGAGAACCTGCATCGACGGGTACACAAGCCGCGAAGACCCAGCCTCGGTATGAGCGAACTCAGCGTCGAGCCGGTGGAGTCGGTCGACGACGTCGAGGTTCCGGCGGGCGTCGACGCCCCGGAGTACGTCCTCTACGGCGGGAAGGGCGGCGTCGGCAAGACGACCTGCGCGGCGGCGACGGGGCTGGCCAGCGCCCGCGACGGGACGGCGACGTTGGTCGTCTCGACGGACCCGGCCCACTCGCTGTCGGACACCCTCGATACGGACATCCCGGCGGAGCCGACCCGGATCCGCGAGGAGATCCCGCTGTTCGCGGTGGAGATCGACCCCGAGGCCGCGCCGGAGGGACCGTTCACCGGTGGCACGGGCGCGGCCGACGCGGAGGGAGATTTCGGTCCCGACGCCGAGGGGCCGTCTGCCGACGGTTCCCAGCAAGGACCGGGTGCCGAGGGCGCCGGGCCGATGGGCGGGATGGACCTCGGCGGGATGGAGGAACTGCTGGGGGGCGGCGGGCACCCGCTGGCCGGGGGCGCGATGCCGGGCGCCGACGAGGCCGCCGCGATGCAGTTGCTGCTGGAGTACCTCGACGACCCGCGGTTCGACCGCGTGGTCGTCGACACGGCGCCGACCGGCCACACCCTGCGGCTGCTCGAACTGCCGGACGTGATGGACTCGATGGTCGGGAAGATGATGGCGTTCCGCGAGAAGCTCTCGGGGATGGTGGGGAGCCTCGGGAACCTCGGCGGGCTGTTCGGCGGCGAGGACGCCGACCCCGAGGAGGGCGTCAACGACCTCCGCGAACTCTCCGAGAAGATCAAGCGGTTGCGCGAGGCGCTCCGCGATCCCGGCCGGACGGACTTCCGGGTCGTGATGGTCCCCGAGGAGATGAGCGTCGTCGAGAGCGAGCGACTGATCGACCGCCTGGAGGGATTCGGCATCCCCGTCAGGACGGTCGTCGTCAACAGGGTCAGCGAGGACCTGGCCGGGGTAGCGGGGTTCGACGAGGACTGGTTCGTCGCGCCGGATACGGAGCACTGCGAGTTCTGCCAGCGCCGATGGGAGGTCCAGCGCGACGCCCTCCAGCGCGCCCAGACGCTGTTCCGGGGGCGGGACGTCAAGCGGGTGCCGCTGTTCGCCGAGCCGGTCCACGGCGAGGCGATGCTCGGCGTCGTCGCCGCGTGTCTCGACTAG
- a CDS encoding SDR family oxidoreductase, which yields MSNRTVLITGCSSGIGRATAYAFLDEEWQVYATARNPADIEKLGDAGCDIGTIDVRDTGDVERVVDRILEEEGRIDALVNNAGYGQHGPLEDVDEDRFQKQFDVNVFGPHRLVREVLPHMREREDGTIVNVSSVAGRLAAPGMGAYAASKHAIEGYSDALRLEVEPFGVDVSVVQPGPVQSSFRDRVDDELGRLERTRDYEDLYEFQEDASLFGADSPIAVHPAEVAEAIVEASVTPDPDPRYVVGRAAQWLIYASYLPDTLSDHVFEAVRRFAT from the coding sequence ATGAGCAATCGGACGGTCCTCATCACCGGCTGTTCGTCCGGCATCGGTCGCGCGACGGCGTACGCCTTCCTCGACGAGGAGTGGCAGGTCTACGCGACGGCGCGGAACCCGGCCGACATCGAGAAGCTCGGCGACGCCGGCTGCGACATCGGCACCATCGACGTCCGCGACACCGGCGACGTCGAGCGCGTCGTCGACCGGATACTCGAGGAGGAGGGGCGCATCGACGCGCTGGTGAACAACGCCGGCTACGGCCAGCACGGCCCGCTCGAGGACGTCGACGAGGACCGCTTCCAGAAGCAGTTCGACGTCAACGTCTTCGGCCCCCACCGGCTGGTCCGGGAGGTGCTCCCGCACATGCGCGAGCGCGAGGACGGCACCATCGTCAACGTCTCCTCGGTCGCCGGCCGCCTGGCCGCCCCGGGGATGGGCGCCTACGCCGCCTCCAAGCACGCCATCGAGGGATACAGCGACGCCCTGCGCCTGGAGGTCGAGCCGTTCGGCGTCGACGTCAGCGTCGTCCAGCCCGGCCCCGTCCAGTCGAGCTTCCGGGACCGCGTCGACGACGAACTCGGCCGGCTGGAGCGGACCCGCGACTACGAGGACCTCTACGAGTTCCAGGAGGACGCCTCGCTGTTCGGCGCCGACAGCCCGATCGCCGTCCACCCCGCCGAGGTCGCCGAAGCGATCGTCGAGGCATCGGTCACGCCCGACCCCGACCCCCGGTACGTCGTCGGCCGCGCCGCCCAGTGGCTCATCTACGCGAGCTACCTGCCGGACACCCTCAGCGACCACGTCTTCGAGGCCGTCCGCCGGTTCGCGACGTAG
- a CDS encoding pyridoxal phosphate-dependent aminotransferase — MNEYDRPVFFHLMAYADAADRDVVDMVSGNPDWEAPAALREGLREYADAPVDEFQYPPSEGLTELREEIAARRGVDVERVVVTNGAGEANYLAMACALRALDGDEVVLADPVYPYYYNRTEMLDATPRLVAAEPDGTLDADAVREVASDDTALIVINSPNNPTGGVYGRETKRELVAVAEEHDALLVSDEVYDHFVYEEGAFASALEFDSERTVVTNAFSKSMAITGFRVGYAVFPEWLVDDVRTRHMLVNVAGPRPSQYAVLEALRETPAEYYEENRRMLESRIDAFCDALDEAGAEYTRPQGSFYVMARFDGYPGTLENVERLIDEAGVAGMPGDAFGRSRADWLRFALVTPRAEEAAARLAEYFG, encoded by the coding sequence ATGAACGAGTACGACCGCCCGGTGTTCTTCCACCTGATGGCGTACGCCGACGCGGCGGACCGCGACGTGGTCGACATGGTCTCGGGCAACCCCGACTGGGAGGCCCCGGCGGCGCTCCGCGAGGGGCTGCGGGAGTACGCCGACGCCCCAGTCGACGAGTTCCAGTACCCCCCGAGCGAGGGGCTGACGGAGCTCCGCGAGGAGATCGCCGCCCGTCGCGGCGTCGACGTCGAGCGCGTGGTCGTCACCAACGGCGCCGGCGAGGCGAACTACCTCGCGATGGCCTGCGCGCTGCGGGCGCTCGACGGCGACGAGGTGGTCCTCGCAGACCCCGTCTACCCGTACTACTACAACCGGACGGAGATGCTCGACGCGACGCCGCGGCTGGTCGCCGCGGAGCCGGACGGCACCCTCGACGCCGACGCCGTCCGGGAGGTCGCCAGCGACGACACCGCCTTGATCGTGATCAACTCGCCGAACAACCCGACTGGCGGGGTCTATGGCCGCGAGACGAAGCGCGAGCTGGTCGCCGTCGCCGAGGAGCACGACGCCCTGCTAGTCTCCGACGAGGTGTACGACCACTTCGTCTACGAGGAGGGCGCCTTCGCGTCGGCCCTGGAGTTCGACTCCGAGCGGACGGTCGTCACGAACGCCTTCTCGAAGTCGATGGCCATCACCGGGTTCCGCGTCGGCTACGCGGTCTTCCCAGAGTGGCTCGTCGACGACGTCAGGACCCGGCACATGCTGGTCAACGTCGCCGGTCCCCGCCCCTCGCAGTACGCGGTGCTGGAGGCGCTCCGGGAGACGCCCGCGGAGTACTACGAGGAGAACCGCCGGATGCTCGAGTCCCGCATCGACGCCTTCTGCGATGCCCTCGACGAGGCGGGCGCGGAGTACACGCGACCGCAGGGGAGCTTCTACGTGATGGCGCGCTTCGACGGCTACCCCGGCACCCTCGAGAACGTCGAGCGGCTGATCGACGAGGCCGGCGTCGCCGGCATGCCGGGCGACGCCTTCGGTCGGTCCAGGGCCGACTGGCTCCGCTTCGCCCTCGTGACGCCCCGGGCGGAGGAGGCGGCCGCACGGCTGGCCGAGTACTTCGGCTGA
- the ftsZ gene encoding cell division protein FtsZ, translating into MDSIIDDAIGEAEEDGEASAGEPASADTNGTSGATDGGSQADVKGSGTMTDEELASVVKDLETKITVVGCGGAGGNTVTRMSEAGIHGAKLVAANTDAQHLADEVDADEKILIGRQRTGGRGAGSVPKIGEEAAQENIEDITNSIDDSDMVFITAGLGGGTGTGSAPVVAQAAQDQGALTIAIVTIPFTAEGERRRANADAGLERLRAVADTVIVIPNDRLLDYAPNMPLQDAFKICDRVLMRSVKGMTELITKPGLVNVDFADVKTIMENGGVAMIGLGESDSENKAQDSIRSALRSPLLDVEFDGANSALVNVVGGPDMSIEEAEGVVEEIYDRIDPDARIIWGASVNPDFESKMETMIVVTGVDSPQIYGKSEVEEERAVAESGGGDDIDYVE; encoded by the coding sequence ATGGACTCGATCATCGATGACGCCATCGGCGAAGCCGAAGAGGATGGGGAGGCGTCGGCTGGGGAGCCGGCGTCGGCCGACACGAACGGAACCAGCGGCGCGACGGACGGCGGCTCGCAGGCCGACGTGAAGGGCTCCGGTACCATGACCGACGAGGAACTGGCGAGCGTCGTCAAGGACCTCGAGACCAAGATCACCGTCGTCGGCTGCGGCGGCGCCGGCGGCAACACCGTCACCCGGATGTCCGAGGCGGGCATCCACGGCGCCAAGCTCGTCGCCGCCAACACCGACGCCCAGCACCTCGCCGACGAGGTCGACGCCGACGAGAAGATCCTCATCGGCCGCCAACGCACCGGCGGCCGCGGTGCCGGCTCCGTCCCGAAGATCGGCGAGGAGGCCGCCCAGGAGAACATCGAGGACATCACGAACTCCATCGACGACTCCGACATGGTGTTCATCACGGCCGGCCTCGGCGGCGGCACCGGTACCGGCTCCGCCCCCGTCGTCGCCCAGGCCGCCCAGGACCAGGGCGCCCTCACCATCGCCATCGTCACCATCCCGTTCACCGCGGAGGGCGAGCGCCGCCGCGCCAACGCCGACGCCGGCCTCGAGCGCCTCCGCGCCGTCGCCGACACCGTCATCGTGATCCCGAACGACCGGCTGCTCGACTACGCGCCGAACATGCCGCTGCAGGACGCCTTCAAGATCTGCGACCGCGTCCTCATGCGCTCCGTGAAGGGCATGACGGAGCTGATCACCAAGCCCGGCCTCGTCAACGTCGACTTCGCCGACGTCAAGACCATCATGGAGAACGGCGGCGTCGCGATGATCGGACTCGGCGAGTCCGACTCCGAGAACAAGGCCCAGGACTCCATCCGGTCGGCGCTCCGCTCGCCGCTGCTCGACGTCGAGTTCGACGGCGCCAACAGCGCCCTCGTCAACGTCGTCGGCGGCCCCGACATGTCCATCGAGGAGGCCGAGGGCGTCGTCGAGGAGATCTACGACCGCATCGACCCCGACGCCCGCATCATCTGGGGCGCCTCGGTCAACCCCGACTTCGAGAGCAAGATGGAGACGATGATCGTCGTCACGGGCGTCGACAGCCCGCAGATCTACGGCAAGAGCGAGGTCGAGGAGGAACGCGCCGTCGCCGAGAGCGGCGGCGGCGACGACATCGACTACGTCGAGTAA